One segment of Saprospiraceae bacterium DNA contains the following:
- a CDS encoding RidA family protein: MKRLPFLLCAVLFFSCKETAPSDKEKIERVPTDTVAPESTLAALGITLPTPSAPVANYVKCVRTGNLLFLAGAGPMKDGQYITGRLGADLSIEQGYQAARLTAINQLAVLKAELGDLRKVRRVVKVLGMVQCTPDFTNQPEVVNGFSDLMVEVFGERGKHARSAVGMSALPRGMAVEVELVVEVGE; the protein is encoded by the coding sequence ATGAAACGCCTTCCTTTTCTCCTTTGCGCAGTCCTGTTTTTTTCCTGCAAAGAAACTGCTCCTTCCGACAAAGAAAAAATCGAGCGCGTGCCAACTGACACCGTTGCTCCCGAATCAACATTGGCCGCCTTGGGCATCACGCTGCCCACGCCCTCCGCGCCAGTGGCGAACTACGTCAAATGTGTGCGCACGGGCAACCTGCTTTTCCTCGCTGGCGCAGGGCCGATGAAAGATGGCCAATACATCACTGGCAGGCTGGGGGCCGACTTGAGCATCGAACAGGGATATCAAGCGGCCCGTCTGACGGCCATCAATCAATTGGCTGTGCTTAAGGCCGAATTGGGCGACCTGCGCAAGGTCAGGCGTGTGGTGAAAGTGCTAGGCATGGTGCAATGCACCCCCGATTTCACTAACCAACCCGAAGTGGTCAATGGTTTTTCCGACCTCATGGTGGAGGTGTTCGGCGAGCGCGGCAAACACGCCCGCTCGGCAGTGGGTATGTCGGCTCTGCCGCGCGGCATGGCAGTGGAAGTGGAATTGGTGGTGGAGGTGGGGGAATGA
- a CDS encoding branched-chain amino acid aminotransferase, giving the protein MAVKYPISVTPATRSKIHEVDFSNIPFGKVISDHVFIVDYDGQNWVNPRIEPYRNLEIAPSNLALHYGQSIFEGMKATKINGVPVLFRADMHARRLNVSAERMCMPNMPEDLFMQGLRMLVELDKDWIPEDDDHALYIRPLMFATDEYFGVHASETYRFLIFTGPVGPYYPKPVKLWVEEVFTRAAQGGVGEAKCAGNYGASLLPAQRAKKNGYDQVMWMDAVEKKYVQEVGTMNLFFVMDGKVITPATTGTILRGVTRDTIITLLKDWGYTVEDRLISIAEIADAYWRGTLQECFGAGTAAVVSHVSDITWRDRRMDLPPVDAEHRPVGTKLKKYINRLRTGLEPDKYNWLQYCENTGVTELAMDKELVTV; this is encoded by the coding sequence ATGGCTGTAAAGTATCCTATCAGTGTGACCCCAGCAACCCGTTCAAAGATTCACGAGGTTGATTTTTCCAACATCCCTTTCGGAAAAGTGATTTCCGACCATGTTTTCATCGTTGACTACGATGGTCAGAACTGGGTCAACCCGCGCATCGAGCCGTATCGCAATCTCGAAATCGCGCCTTCCAACTTGGCGCTCCACTACGGCCAGAGCATCTTTGAAGGTATGAAGGCCACCAAAATCAACGGCGTGCCCGTGCTTTTCAGAGCCGATATGCACGCCCGCAGGCTCAACGTATCCGCCGAACGGATGTGCATGCCCAATATGCCGGAAGACCTCTTCATGCAAGGGCTGAGAATGCTGGTCGAACTTGACAAAGACTGGATACCGGAAGATGACGACCACGCGCTCTACATACGTCCGTTGATGTTTGCCACCGATGAATACTTTGGTGTGCACGCTTCCGAGACCTATCGTTTCCTCATCTTCACCGGCCCGGTTGGCCCATACTATCCGAAGCCCGTCAAACTCTGGGTGGAAGAAGTGTTCACCCGTGCGGCACAGGGCGGCGTTGGGGAGGCCAAATGCGCAGGCAACTACGGTGCTTCGCTGCTCCCGGCCCAACGTGCAAAGAAAAACGGCTACGACCAAGTGATGTGGATGGATGCTGTGGAGAAAAAATATGTGCAAGAAGTGGGTACCATGAACCTCTTCTTTGTGATGGACGGCAAGGTTATCACACCTGCCACCACGGGCACCATCCTGCGGGGGGTCACGCGCGATACCATCATTACCTTGCTCAAAGATTGGGGCTACACAGTGGAAGACCGCCTCATCAGCATTGCTGAAATCGCGGATGCCTACTGGCGCGGCACCTTGCAAGAATGCTTCGGTGCCGGCACTGCTGCGGTGGTGAGCCATGTGAGCGACATCACTTGGCGCGACCGCCGGATGGATTTGCCGCCCGTGGATGCCGAGCACCGCCCCGTCGGCACCAAGCTCAAAAAATATATCAATCGCTTGCGCACTGGCTTGGAGCCGGACAAGTACAACTGGTTGCAATACTGCGAAAACACGGGCGTGACTGAATTAGCGATGGATAAGGAACTGGTGACCGTGTGA
- a CDS encoding methyltransferase domain-containing protein, producing MKKEWFAEWFDSPYYYMLYKSRDEQEAQQTLDNLLKALDLPPGAQILDLACGKGRHSRYLAAQGFVVTGLDISDSSITFARQFEHERLTFYQHDMRLPFRINFYDAIVNMFTSFGYFQTDHDHLLTLKNVQRGLKPGGLFLLDYFNADWVRQHLVRTETKRVDNIDFLLKRNLRGGYVFKTVEFATGGRLFRFREQVRLFRLPDFEVLFAEAGLKLLRTYGGYDLSEFDARSSQRLILIAQKPLMS from the coding sequence ATGAAAAAGGAATGGTTCGCGGAGTGGTTCGACTCTCCCTACTACTATATGCTCTACAAGAGCCGCGACGAACAAGAGGCTCAACAGACTCTCGACAATTTGCTCAAGGCACTCGACCTGCCACCGGGGGCGCAGATACTTGACTTGGCTTGCGGCAAAGGCCGTCACAGTCGTTATTTGGCGGCTCAGGGTTTTGTCGTGACGGGTTTGGATATTTCGGATTCAAGCATCACATTCGCCCGCCAGTTTGAGCACGAACGCCTGACCTTTTACCAGCACGATATGCGGCTTCCGTTCAGAATCAACTTCTACGATGCCATCGTGAATATGTTCACCAGTTTCGGTTATTTTCAGACTGACCACGACCATTTGCTGACTTTGAAAAACGTGCAGCGCGGGCTGAAGCCGGGGGGACTGTTCTTGCTCGACTATTTCAATGCCGATTGGGTGCGGCAACATCTCGTGCGGACGGAAACTAAACGGGTGGATAACATTGATTTTTTGCTGAAAAGAAACCTCCGGGGAGGGTATGTCTTCAAGACGGTGGAGTTTGCGACGGGTGGGCGCCTGTTCCGGTTTCGTGAGCAGGTGCGCTTGTTTCGGTTGCCTGATTTTGAGGTGTTATTCGCGGAGGCTGGCTTGAAATTGCTGCGCACTTATGGAGGGTACGACTTGAGCGAGTTTGATGCACGCTCGTCGCAGCGCCTGATTCTTATCGCACAAAAACCATTGATGTCTTGA
- a CDS encoding phosphatase PAP2 family protein, translating to MIMLQTLQHWDAAAFQFVNASLSNPLFDAVLPFFREKWFWAPLYLFLAVFVWLNSGNKKWAIILGMVLAAGLADLTSSRLVKQNVQRLRPCNDPAMVERVVLRVSCGSGYSFTSSHAANHFAVAVFIVGVFGYVRRWVRPVALGWATAIAFSQVYVGVHYPGDVLCGAALGGLIGWAVMWLFVKRVRGGEKGAS from the coding sequence TTGATTATGCTTCAAACCCTGCAACACTGGGACGCTGCCGCTTTTCAGTTCGTGAACGCCAGTCTTAGCAATCCGCTCTTTGACGCGGTGCTGCCCTTTTTTCGGGAAAAATGGTTTTGGGCACCGCTCTATCTTTTTCTGGCGGTGTTTGTTTGGCTCAATAGCGGAAATAAAAAATGGGCTATCATCTTGGGCATGGTGCTGGCCGCTGGGTTGGCTGACCTGACGAGCAGTCGTTTGGTGAAGCAAAATGTGCAGCGCCTGCGTCCGTGCAACGACCCGGCCATGGTGGAGCGCGTTGTTTTGCGCGTTTCCTGCGGTTCGGGCTATAGTTTCACTTCCTCTCACGCGGCCAATCATTTTGCGGTGGCGGTTTTTATCGTTGGCGTGTTTGGGTATGTGCGGCGCTGGGTGCGTCCGGTCGCTTTGGGTTGGGCAACCGCGATTGCTTTCTCTCAGGTATATGTCGGGGTGCATTATCCCGGCGACGTATTGTGCGGCGCGGCATTGGGTGGCCTGATTGGTTGGGCGGTGATGTGGTTGTTCGTGAAGCGAGTGAGGGGGGGGGAGAAAGGGGCATCGTAA
- a CDS encoding PQQ-binding-like beta-propeller repeat protein codes for MKKTILLSVFLCWVLCNLLAQQVWHKNLWPALPLDISFCRLHIEDVQYLLSTNDRIFQIDESGVVTGYMQRPSGSGAAVHWTSVVKKRAANNGHPYFLISRCPSTPSSDYSIVEHRPGVGVTNTYSYTDTSTAPTGTRPIMVPMSDSTYLLFANKFYRKIKHTEGGGFVEEWSRPLDMSVVHVLPYNDGFLVSNTSQQLVALNLDGEEVWRNKYDYRTHSIAVVSGGFIVCGQVSDSHAVVAKLDDNGIEIWKKETPDKRFLDIAATNNGGSVLTGESDSSKAVLIRLDANGGEVWRTTFIHGVGAQVSRSGDGGFVVAVRGYAPNEFRLIKTDGMGFTAATEERILIQERRIQTDNIQATFPPNASLFYDRSNHATLLSLKDNNTATIFAASPWIAALDENDSLFASANDYFFFPNSDFRPGTTKTQMRDFERVWATNRAEINRLRLDFGTDQFLNHPVPFDVLTWPAKGNPHLQYNLDFTPVTTPPDLFPAPFVDANSDGIYNVYDGDYPLIKGDQMAWWVFTDSTKHNRSESKSMGLDVFASVHAYDCTKNELIDKSLLAEFEFVNRFDKNYKNAFFGLFIDFDLGCYHDDHFGSLPEANTLYVYNQSANDTLCFQGIVGFGSNIPVQTATFINRSMDYSMCYLSSGLINFPPVIDPQLPAHFYHYLQGKWRDGNFLNFGGMGYEPNGANPTSHVFPDNPSNPTGWTMCSANLAYADRRTLMSHGPFTFAAGDAFRVSTLFTLHPDIPHPCPDIFGLVKPNIEQLQQWHDDGSLSASVDLGQVVKLPPGQNITLNATIPNASYIWSSGETSPTINVAQPGTYSVTITPTTGCQIVETVLVQLGTSIAQPDHSPAWSIRPNPARDFIWVDCPECLSAEGTWRTVLRNAQGIPVLATQGLRVQARDLSPGFYWLELWHDGRFLGSRKVVVVR; via the coding sequence ATGAAAAAAACAATCCTACTCTCGGTTTTTTTGTGTTGGGTATTGTGCAATCTCTTGGCGCAACAAGTCTGGCATAAAAACCTGTGGCCGGCACTACCGCTCGATATCAGTTTTTGCAGGCTGCATATAGAGGATGTCCAATATCTATTGAGCACCAACGATAGAATTTTTCAGATTGATGAGTCAGGTGTGGTCACAGGGTATATGCAAAGACCATCGGGTAGTGGCGCAGCCGTGCATTGGACATCCGTTGTCAAGAAACGCGCAGCCAACAACGGACACCCTTATTTTCTGATTAGCAGGTGCCCTTCCACCCCCTCATCCGACTATTCCATCGTCGAACACCGCCCCGGTGTTGGGGTAACAAACACCTATTCTTATACCGACACTTCCACCGCTCCCACAGGCACACGGCCCATTATGGTTCCAATGAGCGACAGCACATATCTGCTATTTGCAAACAAGTTTTATCGAAAAATAAAACATACCGAGGGGGGCGGGTTTGTCGAGGAATGGAGCAGGCCGTTGGATATGAGCGTCGTTCACGTTTTACCTTACAACGACGGCTTTCTTGTGTCAAATACCAGCCAGCAACTTGTGGCGCTCAATCTGGATGGTGAGGAGGTCTGGAGAAACAAATACGATTATAGAACACACTCGATTGCGGTGGTTTCAGGAGGGTTCATTGTTTGTGGGCAGGTGTCCGATAGCCATGCCGTTGTTGCAAAATTGGATGACAATGGAATAGAGATTTGGAAAAAAGAAACACCAGACAAAAGATTTCTTGATATAGCCGCCACCAACAATGGCGGGAGTGTTTTGACGGGCGAATCGGACAGCTCAAAAGCTGTGCTCATCCGCTTGGATGCCAACGGCGGGGAAGTGTGGAGAACAACATTCATACATGGCGTAGGCGCACAGGTATCTCGGTCAGGCGATGGGGGATTCGTGGTGGCGGTGCGCGGGTATGCGCCCAATGAATTTAGGCTCATCAAAACCGATGGGATGGGATTCACCGCTGCGACAGAGGAGCGCATACTGATTCAAGAACGCAGAATCCAGACGGACAATATTCAGGCTACTTTTCCGCCCAATGCCAGTCTGTTTTACGACCGAAGCAACCATGCCACCCTCTTGTCGTTGAAAGACAATAATACCGCGACGATATTCGCTGCATCACCTTGGATAGCGGCCTTGGATGAAAACGATTCACTGTTTGCGTCCGCAAATGATTATTTTTTCTTCCCCAACTCAGACTTTCGCCCCGGCACGACAAAGACACAGATGCGTGATTTTGAGCGTGTTTGGGCGACCAACCGTGCCGAAATCAACCGCTTGCGTCTCGACTTCGGCACCGACCAGTTTCTCAACCACCCTGTGCCATTCGATGTGCTTACTTGGCCCGCCAAGGGCAACCCGCACCTCCAATACAATCTCGATTTCACTCCCGTGACCACCCCTCCCGATTTGTTTCCCGCCCCATTCGTGGATGCCAACAGCGATGGCATCTACAACGTGTACGACGGCGATTACCCGCTCATCAAGGGCGACCAGATGGCTTGGTGGGTTTTCACCGATAGCACCAAGCACAATAGGTCCGAAAGCAAATCTATGGGATTGGATGTTTTTGCTTCTGTGCATGCTTACGATTGCACAAAGAATGAATTGATTGACAAATCATTGTTGGCGGAATTCGAATTCGTCAACCGTTTTGACAAAAACTATAAAAACGCATTTTTTGGTTTATTCATTGACTTTGACTTGGGCTGCTACCACGACGACCATTTTGGCTCCTTGCCTGAAGCAAACACCCTTTATGTCTATAACCAAAGTGCCAACGACACCCTTTGTTTTCAAGGTATTGTTGGTTTCGGAAGCAACATACCTGTTCAAACAGCGACGTTTATCAATCGCAGCATGGACTACAGTATGTGTTATTTGAGCTCAGGACTGATTAATTTCCCCCCCGTGATTGACCCTCAACTCCCAGCTCATTTCTATCATTATTTGCAAGGGAAATGGAGGGATGGCAATTTCCTCAATTTTGGTGGCATGGGATACGAACCTAATGGTGCCAACCCTACTTCGCATGTATTTCCAGACAATCCTTCAAACCCTACGGGATGGACGATGTGCTCCGCCAATTTGGCTTACGCGGATAGGCGCACCCTCATGTCGCACGGGCCTTTCACCTTCGCCGCTGGCGACGCCTTCCGCGTCTCCACCTTGTTCACGCTGCACCCCGACATCCCCCACCCCTGCCCTGATATTTTTGGCTTGGTGAAACCCAACATCGAACAACTGCAACAATGGCACGACGACGGCTCGCTCTCCGCCTCCGTTGACCTCGGACAAGTCGTCAAACTGCCGCCCGGCCAAAATATCACGCTAAATGCCACCATACCCAATGCCTCCTACATCTGGTCATCAGGCGAGACCTCGCCGACCATCAACGTCGCCCAACCCGGCACTTATAGCGTCACCATCACCCCCACCACAGGCTGCCAAATCGTGGAAACCGTGCTGGTACAACTCGGCACCTCCATCGCGCAGCCCGACCACTCGCCCGCTTGGAGCATTCGCCCCAATCCCGCCCGCGACTTCATCTGGGTGGATTGCCCCGAATGCCTGAGCGCCGAAGGGACGTGGCGCACCGTGTTGCGCAACGCGCAGGGCATTCCCGTGCTTGCCACGCAAGGTCTGCGCGTGCAGGCACGAGACTTGTCGCCGGGCTTCTACTGGCTGGAGCTGTGGCACGACGGGCGCTTTCTGGGCAGCAGGAAGGTAGTGGTGGTTCGGTGA
- a CDS encoding class I SAM-dependent RNA methyltransferase, which yields MQQYIAKTLANLEPVLADELRALGANGIRPLKRGVAFDGDLRTLYRANYELRTALRILVPIHTFPAYNERNYYEAIREIDWSDFMRVDDTLAVDAVTQGEAFRHSQYVGLLTKDAIVDQFRDRYNRRPNVNTVAPTLRVNVHIQGTHCDISLDASGDSLHRRNYRRDTVEAPLNEVLAAGMVLLSGWDGVGAFVDPMCGSGTLPIEAAMIATHTPPQHKREVFGFFKWPDFNRKLWETVKKEADGRVQAFEFPIWASDKDARARNATAINVLSAGLESVVRVEKTPFEKLMPPEAQGALITNPPYDERLKMEDVAAFYASIGDRLKRHWAGWNAWLISSNRDALKHVGLRPSRKITLLNGALECSFQKFELYEGAKKN from the coding sequence ATGCAACAATACATCGCCAAAACACTCGCCAACCTCGAACCCGTGCTCGCCGACGAGCTCCGCGCCCTCGGTGCCAATGGCATCAGGCCACTCAAGCGCGGAGTCGCTTTCGACGGCGACCTGCGCACGCTCTATCGCGCCAACTATGAACTCCGCACCGCTTTGCGAATTTTGGTGCCCATACACACTTTCCCGGCCTACAACGAGCGCAATTACTACGAGGCCATTCGTGAAATTGACTGGTCGGACTTCATGCGCGTGGACGACACCTTGGCCGTGGATGCCGTGACACAAGGCGAGGCGTTTCGCCATTCTCAGTACGTCGGGTTGCTCACCAAGGATGCCATTGTGGACCAGTTCAGGGACCGATACAACCGCCGCCCCAACGTGAACACCGTGGCCCCAACCTTGCGTGTCAATGTGCACATACAAGGCACCCATTGCGACATCTCGCTCGATGCCAGCGGCGACTCGCTGCACCGCCGCAACTACCGACGCGACACAGTGGAGGCTCCGCTCAACGAGGTGCTGGCAGCTGGCATGGTATTGCTCTCTGGCTGGGACGGCGTGGGGGCTTTCGTTGACCCCATGTGCGGCAGCGGCACCCTGCCCATCGAGGCGGCCATGATAGCCACCCATACCCCACCCCAGCACAAGCGCGAGGTGTTCGGCTTTTTCAAATGGCCGGATTTCAATCGGAAACTCTGGGAAACAGTCAAGAAAGAGGCCGATGGCCGCGTGCAGGCGTTTGAGTTCCCCATCTGGGCTTCCGACAAGGATGCGCGCGCCCGCAACGCAACAGCCATCAACGTCTTGTCCGCAGGGCTGGAAAGCGTGGTGCGAGTGGAAAAAACGCCATTCGAGAAATTGATGCCCCCCGAGGCGCAAGGCGCCCTTATCACCAATCCGCCTTACGACGAGCGCCTGAAGATGGAAGATGTCGCGGCTTTTTACGCAAGCATCGGCGACCGACTGAAGCGGCACTGGGCAGGCTGGAATGCGTGGTTGATTTCGTCGAACCGCGACGCGCTGAAACACGTCGGGTTGCGGCCCAGTCGCAAAATCACTTTGCTCAACGGCGCGTTGGAGTGCAGTTTTCAAAAATTTGAATTGTATGAAGGCGCCAAAAAAAATTAA
- the fabD gene encoding ACP S-malonyltransferase yields MRAYVFPGQGAQFEGMGKELYETNAQAKDLFEQANDLLGWRITDVMFHGTKEDLTQTKVTQPAVFLESIVRAKIVGGTFRPDAVAGHSLGEFTALAASGALSFEDALRLVSQRAFAMQKACELVDSTMAAVLGMEDAEVERVVGTIQGEVVVAANYNSPGQLVISGSRKGIELAVNKLTEAGAKRVLVLPVGGAFHSPLMQPAQDELEQAINATQFARPICPVYQNVHARPVTDPEEIRKNLVAQLTAPVRWTQTIENMIANGITEFVEVGAGAVLRGLIRKINKDVATDGL; encoded by the coding sequence ATGAGAGCTTATGTTTTTCCCGGTCAGGGAGCACAATTCGAAGGTATGGGCAAGGAACTGTACGAGACCAACGCCCAAGCCAAAGACCTTTTCGAGCAAGCCAATGACCTATTGGGCTGGCGCATCACGGATGTCATGTTTCACGGCACCAAAGAGGATTTGACCCAAACCAAAGTCACCCAACCAGCTGTCTTTTTGGAGAGCATCGTGCGGGCGAAAATAGTAGGGGGCACTTTTCGTCCCGACGCGGTGGCAGGCCACTCTTTGGGCGAGTTCACGGCATTGGCGGCCTCGGGAGCCTTGTCGTTCGAGGATGCCCTGCGCTTGGTGAGCCAACGCGCATTTGCCATGCAAAAAGCCTGTGAGCTGGTGGACAGCACCATGGCAGCGGTGCTTGGCATGGAGGATGCCGAGGTGGAGCGCGTGGTCGGCACCATTCAGGGTGAAGTGGTGGTGGCAGCCAATTACAACTCGCCTGGCCAGTTGGTCATTTCTGGCTCGCGCAAAGGCATTGAGCTCGCAGTGAACAAACTCACGGAGGCGGGGGCCAAACGAGTGCTGGTACTGCCAGTAGGGGGTGCCTTTCACTCACCCCTGATGCAACCCGCGCAGGACGAACTGGAGCAGGCCATCAACGCCACCCAATTTGCCCGCCCTATATGTCCGGTCTATCAGAACGTGCACGCACGACCCGTGACCGACCCGGAGGAAATTCGCAAAAACCTCGTGGCGCAACTTACCGCACCCGTGCGGTGGACACAAACCATCGAGAATATGATAGCCAACGGCATCACGGAATTCGTGGAAGTGGGCGCTGGTGCGGTGCTGCGCGGCTTGATTCGGAAAATCAACAAAGACGTGGCCACCGACGGCCTCTGA
- a CDS encoding T9SS type A sorting domain-containing protein, producing the protein MNTFFSPCGSASRMEGGDRNTLNCNTITNPGSGDNAAIYAIHPARGSILCNTADGTARGLHFEGMLAGKAKADVAGNTMKNNAATGLLLGTDAVLGPQVHRGNKFEGTEALAGNNAAQTSKFTVDANENPDFLPNAWLPQLWFEDVEDPALSYQCLPPSACPLPAAATDFDLDIRIVKGELTGIEYQSENNWLAQRRFYELVLEEGNPYPTNADVAAFITQAQSNGLAGYAEVQVGIRQLGDMSEEARPSAAASLLSQNNGLTGSAAYQANEKAVNEIFLQTVAIGNYDFTAAQIASLEAIAELCPLSDGEAVLRARAMLNLLERNPNNYDDFVNCYGGERSDNTRRKTTPPGQSLKLFPNPVQDVFTVEYNGLSDSGQRLALFNVFGQAVMAINLPESHGRVLVTTSNLPAGVYWYAVPGENNFSGKLIISR; encoded by the coding sequence GTGAACACATTTTTTTCGCCCTGCGGCTCTGCCTCTCGCATGGAAGGCGGCGACCGCAACACCCTCAACTGCAACACCATAACCAACCCCGGCAGCGGCGACAACGCCGCCATCTACGCCATCCACCCCGCCCGCGGCAGCATCCTGTGCAACACCGCCGACGGCACCGCGCGCGGGCTGCATTTCGAGGGCATGCTGGCGGGAAAGGCGAAGGCCGACGTGGCCGGCAACACCATGAAAAACAACGCAGCGACAGGGCTGCTGCTCGGCACGGATGCGGTGCTGGGACCTCAGGTACATCGGGGGAACAAGTTTGAAGGAACCGAGGCGTTGGCTGGGAACAACGCTGCCCAAACCTCGAAGTTCACCGTTGACGCCAATGAAAACCCTGATTTCTTGCCGAACGCTTGGCTTCCTCAATTGTGGTTTGAAGATGTTGAAGACCCTGCCTTGTCTTACCAATGTTTACCGCCATCCGCTTGCCCTTTGCCCGCTGCGGCAACGGATTTTGACTTGGACATACGCATTGTGAAAGGAGAACTGACGGGTATCGAATATCAATCCGAAAATAACTGGCTGGCGCAAAGGCGCTTTTACGAACTTGTTTTGGAAGAAGGCAACCCGTACCCCACGAATGCAGATGTTGCAGCCTTCATAACGCAGGCTCAGTCCAACGGCCTCGCGGGCTATGCCGAGGTGCAGGTGGGCATTCGACAATTGGGGGATATGAGCGAGGAAGCCCGCCCTTCAGCCGCAGCGAGTCTTTTGTCGCAAAACAACGGCCTGACGGGGAGCGCCGCCTATCAAGCCAACGAAAAAGCCGTCAACGAGATATTTTTGCAAACAGTCGCCATTGGCAACTATGACTTTACCGCAGCCCAAATCGCGTCGCTGGAGGCAATCGCCGAACTTTGCCCCCTCTCCGATGGAGAAGCGGTGCTGCGGGCGAGGGCGATGCTGAATTTGTTAGAAAGGAACCCCAACAATTACGACGATTTCGTCAATTGCTACGGCGGGGAACGCTCTGACAACACCCGGAGAAAAACAACGCCCCCGGGCCAATCGCTGAAACTGTTTCCCAATCCCGTCCAAGATGTATTCACGGTCGAATACAACGGGTTGAGCGACTCGGGGCAGCGGTTGGCGCTGTTCAACGTCTTTGGGCAAGCCGTGATGGCAATCAATTTGCCCGAGAGCCACGGTCGCGTCTTGGTAACGACAAGCAACTTGCCGGCAGGTGTTTACTGGTATGCCGTGCCTGGCGAAAACAACTTTTCCGGCAAACTCATCATAAGCCGATAA